The Rhizobium indicum genome has a segment encoding these proteins:
- a CDS encoding TetR/AcrR family transcriptional regulator, with the protein MADLFESKTGQDEKRRRRSRKGEARRAEILAAAMRRFAEDGYQNAAIGDVARDVGLSLPGLLHHFPTKVDLLLAILDKRDLESESFVGPYRSDLRGLLKGMVGVFRRNAEMIEVIRAFAILNAESLMKDHPAKAWFLDRATQLQNDIAAAFEQAVTDGSIDGKIDGRAMAAELIAVMDGLQMLWLRNPTRFDMVGGLEAYVSRLLASLGLEG; encoded by the coding sequence ATGGCAGACTTATTCGAATCGAAGACCGGACAGGACGAAAAGCGACGACGCAGATCTCGCAAGGGCGAAGCGCGCCGCGCGGAGATCCTGGCGGCTGCGATGCGGCGCTTTGCCGAAGATGGCTACCAGAATGCCGCCATCGGCGATGTGGCCCGCGACGTCGGCCTGTCGCTGCCCGGCCTGCTGCACCATTTTCCGACCAAGGTCGATCTCCTGCTTGCCATCCTGGACAAGCGCGATCTCGAAAGCGAAAGCTTCGTCGGGCCCTACCGTTCCGACCTCCGCGGCCTGCTCAAGGGCATGGTCGGGGTCTTCCGCCGCAACGCCGAAATGATCGAGGTCATCAGGGCCTTCGCCATCCTGAATGCCGAGAGCCTCATGAAGGATCACCCGGCCAAGGCATGGTTTCTCGATCGCGCCACCCAGCTGCAGAACGACATCGCCGCCGCCTTCGAGCAAGCCGTCACCGATGGCTCGATAGACGGCAAGATCGATGGCCGGGCGATGGCAGCCGAGCTGATCGCGGTGATGGACGGCCTTCAGATGCTCTGGCTGCGCAATCCCACCCGCTTCGATATGGTCGGCGGGTTGGAAGCCTATGTCAGCCGCCTGCTGGCTAGCCTTGGTTTAGAGGGCTGA
- a CDS encoding glycoside hydrolase family 3 C-terminal domain-containing protein, with protein sequence MIDSILDKMTLEEQVSLLSGADFWTTVPVERLDVPKIKVTDGPNGARGAGSLVGGVKATCFPVAIALGATWNPDLVERMGVALACQAKSKGAAVLLAPTVNIHRSGLNGRNFECYSEDPMLTAELAVAYIKGVQSQGIAATIKHFAGNESEIERQTMSSDIDERTLREIYLPPFEQAVRRAGVMAVMSSYNRLNGTYTSEHEWLLTKVLREEWGFDGIVMSDWFGSHSTAETINAGLDLEMPGPARDRGEKLVAAVREGRVEAATVRAAARRILLLLERVGAFEKRPDLTERAVDLPEDRALIRRLGSEGAVLLKNDGILPLAKTSLDRIAVIGPNAASARVMGGGSAQIAAHYTVSPLEGIRAALSNANSVSHAVGCRHNRLIEVAKGKITVEYFKGRGCQGTPLHVETVDKGEFFWFELPSAELDPTDFSARMTMQFVPEESGDHVFGMTNAGLARLFVDGRLTVDGHDGWTRGENYFGTANDEQRGTVALDAGKAHAVTVEYDPPAASGEGINLTAIRFGVEKPLGEADMQDAVETALNADVAILFVGRDGEWDTEGLDLPDMRLPGRQEELIERVAAVNTNTVVVLQTGGPVEMPWLGKVRAVLQIWYPGQALGNAVADVLFGDVEPGGRLPQTFPKALADNSAITGDPAVYPGKDGHVRYAEGVFVGYRHHDTRAVEPLFPFGFGLGYTRFSWGEARLSASEMGAEGVTISVDLTNIGDRAGSELVQLYVRSPKSKVERPDKELRAFAKLSLRSGETGTAELKILPRDLAYFDVESGAFRAEPGDYQLIVAANAADIRFIIELPSPFDYVLPPSY encoded by the coding sequence ATGATCGATTCCATTCTCGACAAGATGACGCTCGAGGAGCAGGTCTCCCTGCTATCAGGCGCCGATTTCTGGACGACGGTTCCCGTCGAGCGTCTTGATGTGCCGAAGATCAAGGTGACGGACGGACCGAATGGCGCCCGCGGCGCGGGTTCGCTGGTCGGCGGCGTCAAGGCGACCTGCTTTCCTGTCGCCATCGCGCTCGGCGCCACCTGGAATCCCGATCTCGTCGAGCGCATGGGTGTGGCGCTTGCCTGCCAGGCGAAGAGCAAGGGGGCCGCGGTGCTGCTCGCGCCCACGGTGAATATTCATCGTTCCGGGCTCAACGGGCGAAATTTCGAATGTTATTCCGAGGATCCGATGCTGACCGCGGAACTGGCCGTCGCCTATATCAAGGGCGTGCAGAGCCAGGGGATCGCCGCGACGATCAAGCACTTCGCCGGCAACGAATCCGAGATCGAGCGGCAGACCATGTCTTCCGATATCGACGAGCGGACGCTGCGCGAAATCTACCTTCCCCCCTTCGAACAGGCTGTCAGGCGCGCCGGCGTGATGGCCGTCATGTCCTCCTATAACCGCCTCAACGGCACCTATACGAGCGAGCATGAGTGGCTGCTGACCAAGGTGCTGCGCGAGGAATGGGGATTCGACGGGATCGTCATGTCCGACTGGTTTGGTTCGCATTCGACGGCCGAGACGATCAATGCCGGTCTTGATCTCGAAATGCCCGGCCCGGCGCGCGATCGCGGCGAGAAGCTGGTTGCGGCCGTGCGCGAGGGCAGGGTCGAAGCGGCAACGGTGCGGGCGGCGGCGCGGCGGATCCTGCTGCTGCTCGAGCGGGTCGGTGCCTTCGAGAAGAGGCCCGACCTCACCGAGCGGGCAGTCGACCTGCCGGAAGACCGGGCGCTGATCCGGCGTCTCGGCTCAGAGGGAGCAGTCCTTTTGAAGAACGACGGCATCCTGCCGCTTGCCAAGACGTCGCTCGACCGGATCGCCGTCATCGGACCCAACGCCGCGAGCGCGCGTGTGATGGGCGGCGGCAGCGCGCAGATCGCGGCGCATTACACGGTCAGCCCGCTCGAAGGGATTCGAGCCGCCCTTTCCAATGCCAACAGCGTCAGCCACGCCGTCGGCTGCCGCCACAACCGTCTGATCGAGGTGGCCAAGGGAAAGATCACCGTCGAATATTTCAAGGGGCGTGGTTGCCAGGGCACTCCGCTTCATGTCGAAACCGTCGACAAGGGTGAGTTCTTCTGGTTCGAGCTGCCGTCGGCCGAGCTCGACCCAACCGATTTCTCGGCACGGATGACGATGCAATTCGTGCCGGAGGAGAGCGGCGATCATGTCTTCGGCATGACCAATGCTGGACTGGCGCGGCTCTTCGTCGACGGCAGGCTCACGGTCGACGGCCATGATGGCTGGACACGCGGCGAGAATTATTTCGGCACCGCCAATGACGAACAGCGCGGCACGGTGGCACTCGATGCGGGCAAGGCCCATGCCGTCACCGTCGAGTATGATCCGCCGGCGGCATCAGGGGAGGGGATCAACCTCACGGCCATTCGGTTCGGCGTCGAAAAGCCCTTGGGCGAGGCCGATATGCAGGACGCCGTCGAGACGGCGCTGAATGCCGATGTGGCGATTCTCTTCGTCGGCCGCGACGGCGAATGGGATACCGAAGGCTTGGACCTGCCCGACATGCGGCTTCCGGGTCGGCAGGAGGAACTGATCGAGCGGGTCGCGGCGGTCAACACCAACACCGTCGTCGTGCTGCAGACCGGCGGCCCGGTGGAAATGCCCTGGCTCGGCAAGGTTCGCGCCGTGCTGCAGATCTGGTATCCCGGGCAGGCGCTGGGCAATGCCGTCGCCGATGTCCTGTTCGGCGATGTCGAGCCCGGTGGGCGCCTGCCGCAGACATTTCCGAAGGCGCTTGCCGACAACTCCGCGATAACAGGTGATCCAGCCGTCTATCCGGGTAAGGATGGGCATGTGCGCTATGCCGAAGGCGTGTTCGTCGGCTATCGTCATCACGATACGCGCGCTGTCGAACCGCTCTTCCCCTTCGGTTTCGGCCTTGGCTATACACGCTTCAGCTGGGGCGAGGCGCGGCTCTCAGCAAGCGAAATGGGTGCCGAAGGCGTGACGATCAGCGTCGATCTGACCAATATCGGCGACCGGGCCGGATCGGAACTGGTCCAGCTCTATGTGCGCTCGCCAAAGTCCAAGGTGGAGCGGCCGGACAAGGAACTGCGGGCCTTCGCAAAGCTTTCGCTGCGATCCGGTGAGACGGGCACAGCCGAGCTGAAGATCCTGCCCCGCGATCTCGCTTATTTCGACGTCGAGTCCGGTGCCTTCCGCGCCGAACCGGGCGATTACCAGCTGATCGTGGCCGCCAATGCCGCGGATATCAGGTTCATCATCGAACTGCCGTCACCATTCGACTACGTGCTGCCACCTTCGTATTAA
- a CDS encoding OmpA family protein, translating to MSAPTGYMRRLAAAAMLLALAACSTTDIASVEEPAAAPMTGQTNDPAPGFENVAMGSEEDFILNVGRRIYFKQDSATLDSVAMATLDNQAAWLNRNPSWLLKLQGFADDSGSASSMETLSQKRADAAMAYLASKGVDARRMWAKGYGNDREVRDCTERSCKVQNRRVVTNLRTQPDAV from the coding sequence ATGTCTGCTCCGACCGGATACATGAGGCGCCTTGCCGCCGCAGCCATGCTCTTGGCGCTCGCCGCCTGCAGCACCACCGATATCGCCTCCGTGGAAGAACCTGCTGCGGCGCCGATGACCGGCCAGACCAACGATCCCGCGCCCGGTTTCGAAAACGTCGCGATGGGCAGCGAAGAGGATTTCATCCTCAATGTCGGCCGGCGGATCTACTTCAAGCAGGACTCCGCAACACTCGATTCCGTCGCCATGGCAACCCTGGATAACCAAGCCGCCTGGCTCAACAGGAACCCATCCTGGCTGCTCAAGCTGCAGGGATTTGCCGACGATTCCGGCTCCGCATCCAGTATGGAGACGCTGTCGCAGAAGCGCGCCGATGCGGCGATGGCTTATCTCGCCTCGAAGGGCGTGGACGCCAGGCGCATGTGGGCCAAGGGCTACGGCAACGACCGCGAGGTCCGCGACTGCACGGAGCGCTCCTGCAAGGTGCAGAACCGGCGCGTCGTCACCAATCTGCGCACTCAGCCCGACGCGGTTTGA
- a CDS encoding L,D-transpeptidase, whose amino-acid sequence MPWTRRNIVLGGLALLGAGAVQKPVFAAASSFFDGTIVDNGVTFRRTNFAKIDKKWHRQVVKYFSSEPIGTVVVDTRHHFLYVIMENKTAIRYGVGVGREGFKWFGRATIDSKSLWPRWTPPPEMRKRHPELPEFVAGGSPKNPLGPRAMYLHRDGVDTGYRFHGTLEPWSIGKDASSGCIRMFNEDAIDLYQRCPIGTAVQVLPHIADQAESAAQVSQATPVE is encoded by the coding sequence ATGCCGTGGACACGCAGAAATATTGTGCTTGGTGGATTGGCGTTACTTGGCGCCGGTGCAGTGCAGAAACCGGTATTTGCCGCGGCGTCTTCCTTTTTCGACGGCACCATCGTCGACAATGGCGTGACGTTCCGAAGAACCAACTTCGCCAAGATCGACAAGAAGTGGCACCGCCAGGTCGTCAAATATTTCAGCAGCGAGCCGATCGGCACCGTTGTCGTCGATACGAGGCACCATTTCCTCTACGTGATCATGGAGAACAAGACGGCCATCCGCTACGGCGTCGGCGTCGGCCGCGAGGGCTTCAAATGGTTTGGCCGCGCCACGATTGACAGCAAATCGCTGTGGCCGCGCTGGACGCCGCCGCCGGAGATGCGCAAGCGCCATCCCGAACTGCCCGAATTCGTGGCGGGAGGCTCACCGAAAAATCCGCTCGGTCCCCGCGCCATGTACCTGCATCGCGACGGCGTCGACACCGGCTATCGCTTCCACGGCACGCTGGAGCCGTGGAGCATCGGCAAGGATGCCTCCAGCGGCTGTATCCGCATGTTCAATGAAGACGCCATCGATCTTTACCAGCGTTGCCCGATCGGCACCGCGGTGCAGGTTCTGCCGCATATTGCCGACCAGGCTGAAAGTGCGGCGCAGGTCAGCCAAGCAACCCCGGTCGAATAA
- a CDS encoding alpha/beta fold hydrolase, producing MVGKLGLQDQDVHILDGGNPHGIPVLLLHGCGSLAQEISFPFDNSDFRIIAPDRPGYGLSTPLAPAERGPEGQSFWLERLLASLDLPEVTIVAHSIGSAAALHLAARRPDLVRGLFLISPCCGPVPPKPLIVLRSAVAPVVGSLIRQHVIGRWPAFFLDRGLRSSSFPNPLPSHLSDLPASHVVNPITIRTMADELRAFNRDMEHLPDLPGDLPLHVLFGLADRVISPNWHIDWLCRKHPGPIVRLLEGVGHLPHHVVPGVARRMLGDLVEACAQETELPRVRSIGSQAVVEAPSRKEYMQVFRGDESPAL from the coding sequence ATAGTCGGGAAGCTTGGTCTCCAAGATCAGGATGTTCACATCCTTGACGGTGGCAACCCACATGGCATTCCAGTCCTCCTCCTGCATGGCTGCGGCAGTCTTGCGCAGGAAATTTCGTTTCCCTTCGACAACAGCGACTTCCGGATCATTGCACCCGACCGCCCCGGCTATGGACTGAGCACGCCGCTTGCACCGGCTGAGCGTGGACCTGAGGGACAGTCCTTCTGGCTTGAACGCCTTCTCGCCTCTCTTGACCTGCCGGAGGTGACGATCGTCGCGCACTCGATCGGCAGCGCAGCCGCGCTACACCTTGCGGCAAGAAGACCGGACCTCGTCAGGGGACTTTTTCTCATCTCTCCATGTTGCGGGCCGGTGCCGCCGAAACCGTTGATTGTGCTTAGGTCAGCGGTCGCTCCGGTGGTCGGGTCGTTGATCCGCCAGCACGTCATCGGCCGGTGGCCCGCATTCTTTCTCGATCGAGGTCTGAGGTCGTCCTCTTTTCCCAATCCCCTACCTTCTCATCTCTCGGACCTGCCGGCCTCTCACGTGGTCAATCCCATTACCATCCGCACGATGGCCGACGAGTTGCGCGCCTTCAACCGAGACATGGAGCACCTTCCAGATCTGCCTGGCGATCTTCCCCTGCACGTTCTCTTCGGGCTGGCGGACCGCGTGATTTCACCGAACTGGCATATCGATTGGCTTTGCAGGAAGCATCCGGGGCCGATCGTCAGATTGCTGGAAGGTGTCGGGCATTTGCCCCATCATGTGGTCCCTGGCGTGGCGCGACGGATGCTTGGTGATCTTGTGGAGGCATGCGCACAAGAAACGGAACTCCCGCGTGTGAGGAGCATCGGCTCGCAGGCGGTTGTGGAAGCGCCATCTCGCAAAGAGTACATGCAGGTCTTCAGAGGAGATGAATCCCCGGCCCTCTAA
- a CDS encoding CBS domain-containing protein, with translation MKVSEIMSRDVEIANPNQTIAEIARCMADRQIGFLPVGDNDRLVGTITDRDLVVRGLADGLGGDAKVREVMSRDVKYCFEDEDVDDVTRNMGQVQVRRLPVVNRDKRLTGVISLGDASLADTAAAGAGLKKVSRPGGAHAH, from the coding sequence ATGAAAGTGTCAGAGATCATGTCGCGCGATGTAGAAATCGCCAACCCTAATCAGACGATAGCCGAAATCGCGAGATGCATGGCCGACAGGCAGATCGGCTTCCTGCCGGTCGGCGACAACGACCGGCTCGTCGGAACGATCACCGACCGCGATCTCGTCGTGCGCGGGCTTGCCGACGGACTCGGGGGCGATGCAAAGGTGCGCGAAGTCATGTCGCGCGATGTCAAATATTGTTTCGAAGACGAAGATGTCGACGACGTGACCCGCAATATGGGGCAGGTCCAGGTCCGCCGCCTTCCCGTCGTCAATCGTGACAAACGCCTAACCGGCGTCATCTCGCTCGGCGATGCGTCCCTGGCGGACACCGCTGCAGCGGGAGCCGGGTTGAAAAAAGTGTCCCGTCCGGGCGGCGCTCATGCACATTAG
- a CDS encoding ABC transporter ATP-binding protein: MTATAAPLIEARNVSQRFGAKPDLAAKIALKLKLAKPAPVVHALDNVSLSIRPGEVVGLVGESGCGKSTLGRAIAGITSPSQGRILWKGMDRSAMSKGEQHQFGLASQMIFQNPMAALNPRMTVEQLIWEAPRTHGLARSTERDAYVDRYLMLAGFDPAMKKRYPHQFSGGQRQRVNIARALAVQPKFLVCDESVAALDVSIQAQVINLFMELRDKLDLTYLLVSHDLGVVEHISDRVAIMYLGRIVEEAPVEEVFRRPNHPYTKALLAEVPRIEPGKRQFKPVAGELPSPINPPKGCHFHPRCPFAMDRCRVEVPVKKEIAPGHLSACHLNDE; encoded by the coding sequence ATGACGGCGACCGCCGCGCCCCTAATCGAAGCGAGGAACGTGTCGCAGCGCTTCGGAGCCAAACCCGATCTCGCCGCCAAGATCGCGCTCAAGCTCAAACTGGCCAAACCGGCGCCTGTCGTTCACGCGCTTGATAATGTCAGCCTCAGCATTCGGCCCGGAGAGGTTGTCGGCCTTGTCGGTGAAAGCGGCTGCGGGAAGTCGACGCTCGGCCGCGCCATTGCAGGGATCACCTCACCAAGCCAGGGCCGCATTCTCTGGAAGGGGATGGATCGAAGCGCCATGTCGAAAGGCGAGCAGCATCAGTTTGGTCTCGCCAGCCAGATGATTTTCCAGAACCCGATGGCGGCTCTCAATCCGCGCATGACCGTCGAGCAGCTTATCTGGGAGGCGCCTCGAACGCATGGGCTTGCCCGCTCGACGGAACGCGACGCCTATGTCGACAGATATTTGATGCTGGCCGGTTTCGACCCGGCCATGAAAAAGCGATACCCGCACCAGTTTTCCGGTGGCCAGCGGCAACGCGTCAATATTGCGCGCGCGCTCGCCGTGCAGCCGAAATTCCTCGTCTGTGACGAAAGCGTCGCGGCGCTCGACGTTTCCATCCAGGCACAGGTCATCAACCTGTTCATGGAACTTCGTGACAAGCTCGACCTGACCTATTTGCTCGTCAGCCATGATCTCGGCGTCGTGGAACATATTTCCGACCGTGTTGCGATCATGTATCTCGGCCGCATCGTCGAAGAGGCGCCCGTCGAGGAGGTTTTCAGACGGCCCAATCATCCTTACACGAAAGCGCTCTTGGCCGAAGTGCCGCGCATCGAACCCGGCAAGCGGCAGTTCAAGCCCGTCGCCGGCGAACTGCCCAGCCCGATAAACCCGCCGAAAGGCTGCCACTTTCATCCGAGATGCCCGTTTGCGATGGACCGCTGTCGTGTGGAAGTGCCGGTGAAAAAGGAAATTGCACCGGGGCACTTGTCGGCTTGCCACCTCAACGATGAATGA
- a CDS encoding ABC transporter ATP-binding protein, whose translation MTPLLQVSNLVTEFGGGRGRPSLCAVNDVSFTVERGKVLGLVGESGSGKSVTGFSIMRLLDKPGRVVGGRVIFDGADIAKYSDEEMRQLRGKRIAMVFQDPMMTLNPVLTVGTQMVEAVQAHERVSKDAARQRARDALALVGIPSPEERLAAYPHQFSGGMRQRVAIAIALLHKPDLIIADEPTTALDVTIQSQIISEFQKLTEEGNTAVIWITHDLAIVSRLADEIAVMYAGRLVETGPVGKVLTDPHHPYTAGLIASVPSQNRRGEPLHQIRGMTPAINRLPQGCSFRTRCDRATDGCLVMPALMPEGDRSFRCIHPVTKEVA comes from the coding sequence ATGACCCCATTGCTGCAAGTGAGCAATCTTGTCACCGAATTCGGCGGCGGCAGGGGACGCCCCAGCCTTTGCGCCGTCAATGATGTGTCGTTCACTGTGGAGCGCGGCAAGGTCCTTGGTCTTGTGGGAGAATCCGGATCCGGAAAGTCGGTGACCGGCTTTTCGATCATGCGGCTCCTTGATAAACCCGGCCGGGTTGTCGGCGGCAGGGTCATCTTCGACGGCGCCGACATCGCGAAATATTCGGACGAAGAGATGCGGCAGCTGCGCGGCAAGCGGATCGCCATGGTATTCCAGGATCCGATGATGACGCTCAATCCGGTCCTGACGGTCGGAACGCAGATGGTGGAAGCCGTCCAGGCACACGAGCGAGTCTCGAAGGATGCCGCCCGGCAGCGGGCGCGGGATGCTTTGGCGCTGGTCGGCATACCAAGCCCTGAAGAAAGGCTTGCCGCCTATCCGCATCAGTTTTCCGGCGGAATGCGCCAGCGCGTGGCAATTGCCATCGCGCTTCTTCACAAGCCGGACCTCATCATCGCCGATGAACCGACAACGGCGCTTGATGTGACGATCCAGAGCCAGATCATTTCCGAATTCCAGAAACTCACGGAAGAGGGAAATACGGCGGTGATCTGGATCACCCACGATCTGGCTATCGTTTCAAGATTGGCCGACGAGATCGCCGTCATGTATGCCGGCCGCCTCGTCGAGACCGGACCGGTGGGCAAGGTTCTGACCGATCCTCACCATCCCTACACCGCCGGTCTGATCGCGTCCGTTCCTTCGCAAAACAGACGCGGAGAGCCCCTTCACCAGATCCGCGGCATGACGCCGGCGATTAACCGGCTCCCACAGGGATGCAGTTTTCGTACGCGCTGCGATCGGGCAACCGACGGCTGTCTGGTCATGCCGGCGCTCATGCCGGAAGGCGATCGCTCCTTCCGTTGCATTCATCCCGTAACGAAAGAGGTAGCATGA
- a CDS encoding ABC transporter permease, with translation MAEPQTQDTSAPTPEPSRLSKGIADFFSSPAAAIAFLTLVIICCLALFAPWISPQNPYDLMQLDIMDGRLPPGSESMTGLVYHLGTDSQGRDILSGILYGLRTSLLVGVLSAFAAAIIGTSAGLFAAYMGGRTETAMMRLVDLQLSFPTILMALMMLAVLGKGVPNVVIALIIAEWATYARTVRGTALVEREKEYIEAARMLRLPGWRILFRHLLPNCLAPVIVIATMQIARAIGLEATLSFLGLGASVTEPSLGMLISTGYQYLLTGLYWISFFPGIALLVTIAAINLVGDRLRDVLNPRNMS, from the coding sequence ATGGCCGAACCACAAACGCAAGACACCAGCGCTCCAACGCCCGAACCCAGTCGTCTCTCGAAAGGGATCGCGGATTTCTTCAGCTCTCCGGCAGCGGCGATCGCCTTCCTCACGCTGGTGATCATCTGTTGCCTGGCGCTGTTCGCGCCATGGATCTCTCCGCAAAATCCCTATGATTTGATGCAGCTCGACATCATGGATGGACGACTGCCGCCGGGGTCCGAATCCATGACCGGGCTTGTCTATCACCTCGGTACCGACAGCCAGGGCCGCGATATCCTGTCCGGCATCCTCTATGGGCTGCGCACGTCGTTATTGGTGGGCGTTCTGTCGGCTTTCGCCGCTGCCATCATCGGAACCTCAGCCGGACTGTTCGCCGCTTACATGGGAGGGCGCACAGAAACCGCGATGATGCGGCTCGTCGACCTGCAGCTGTCGTTTCCCACCATCTTGATGGCGCTCATGATGCTTGCCGTGCTTGGCAAGGGCGTGCCCAACGTGGTGATCGCACTGATCATCGCCGAGTGGGCGACCTATGCCCGCACGGTCCGCGGCACCGCTCTGGTCGAGCGCGAGAAGGAATATATCGAGGCGGCCCGGATGCTGCGCCTGCCCGGATGGCGCATCCTCTTCAGGCACCTGCTGCCGAACTGTCTTGCGCCGGTCATCGTCATCGCCACCATGCAGATCGCCCGGGCAATCGGCCTCGAAGCAACCTTGTCCTTCCTCGGTCTCGGTGCATCCGTGACCGAACCCTCGCTCGGCATGCTGATCTCGACGGGCTACCAGTATCTTCTGACAGGCCTTTACTGGATCAGCTTCTTTCCCGGCATTGCGCTTCTGGTCACGATCGCGGCGATCAATCTCGTCGGCGACCGGCTGCGCGATGTCCTCAACCCGAGGAACATGTCATGA
- a CDS encoding ABC transporter permease: protein MVTSIIRRLIQALFVVVAMTIIVFIGVNVIGNPVDILINPDANQAERALVIAHYGLDQPLWKQYLLFLQGLLHGDFGNSFVYGRPALGLILERLPATLELAITALGIALLFGLPLGLYAGLYPNRISSKLIMSGSILGFSLPTFWVGLMLIMVFSVELGWLPTNGRGPTQELLGAQWSFLTGDGIRHLLLPAFNLALFKTSLILRLTRAGVQEVLPQDYVKFARAKGLRERRIISVHVLKNLMIPVVTIIGLEFGSLIAFSVVTESIFAWPGMGKLIIDSINLLDRPVIVAYLMMMVLLFVVLNFIIDICYTLLDPRVRLEGKA, encoded by the coding sequence ATGGTCACATCCATTATCAGGCGGTTGATACAGGCGCTGTTCGTCGTTGTCGCGATGACGATCATTGTCTTCATCGGCGTCAATGTGATCGGCAACCCGGTCGACATCCTCATCAACCCGGACGCCAATCAGGCGGAGCGGGCGCTCGTTATCGCGCATTACGGTCTGGATCAGCCGCTGTGGAAACAGTATCTGCTGTTTCTCCAGGGACTTCTGCACGGGGACTTCGGCAACAGCTTCGTTTATGGGCGACCGGCGCTGGGTCTGATCCTCGAACGTCTCCCGGCGACGCTCGAACTGGCGATCACGGCTCTCGGCATCGCGCTGCTGTTCGGCCTGCCGCTTGGGCTGTATGCAGGGCTCTACCCCAATCGGATCTCCTCCAAGCTGATCATGAGCGGCTCAATTCTGGGGTTCTCGCTTCCGACCTTCTGGGTCGGTCTCATGCTGATCATGGTGTTTTCCGTCGAGCTCGGCTGGTTGCCGACAAATGGCCGCGGCCCAACGCAGGAGCTGCTTGGCGCACAATGGTCGTTTCTGACCGGGGACGGCATCAGGCATCTTCTATTGCCGGCCTTCAACCTGGCTCTGTTCAAGACGTCGCTCATTCTTCGGCTGACCCGCGCCGGCGTGCAGGAGGTCCTTCCCCAGGACTATGTGAAGTTTGCCCGCGCCAAGGGATTGCGAGAGCGGCGGATCATTTCCGTGCACGTTCTCAAGAACCTGATGATCCCGGTGGTGACCATCATCGGTCTCGAGTTCGGCTCACTGATCGCCTTTTCGGTCGTCACCGAAAGCATCTTTGCCTGGCCCGGCATGGGCAAGCTCATCATCGACTCGATCAACCTTCTCGATCGCCCGGTCATCGTCGCCTACCTGATGATGATGGTGCTGCTCTTCGTCGTCCTCAATTTCATCATCGATATCTGTTATACCCTTCTGGATCCGCGGGTCCGGCTGGAAGGAAAGGCTTGA